In Triticum urartu cultivar G1812 chromosome 6, Tu2.1, whole genome shotgun sequence, the following proteins share a genomic window:
- the LOC125515686 gene encoding MADS-box transcription factor 29-like isoform X1: MGRGKIEIKRIENATNRQVTFSKRRGGLLKKANELAVLCDARVGVVIFSSTGRMFEYSSPASSLRDLIEQYQNATNSQFEEINHDQQIFVEMTRMRNEMEKLDGAIRRYTGDDLSSLSLADVNDIEQQLEFSVAKVRARKHQLLNQQLDNLRRKEHILEDQNSFLCRMISENQHGGDGKMAVMPPVLSMLTPAFPATPYYTGEESSSTALQLTSPQLQLHAAEAAGFRLQPTQPNLQDPACSSLHAGHGLHLW; this comes from the exons ATGGGTCGCGGGAAGATCGAGATCAAGCGGATCGAGAACGCCACGAACCGGCAGGTGACCTTCTCCAAGCGCCGGGGCGGGCTGCTCAAGAAGGCCAACGAGCTCGCCGTGCTCTGCGACGCGCGCGTCGGCGTCGTCATCTTCTCCAGCACCGGCAGGATGTTCGAGTACTCCAGCCCCGCCTCCAG CTTGAGGGATCTCATTGAGCAGTACCAGAACGCCACCAACAGTCAGTTCGAGGAGATTAACCACGATCAG CAAATATTTGTGGAGATGACACGGATGAGGAACGAGATGGAGAAGCTGGATGGCGCCATCCGGAGGTACACGGGCGACGAcctctcctccctctccctcgccgaCGTCAACGACATCGAGCAGCAGCTCGAGTTCTCCGTCGCCAAAGTCCGTGCAAGAAAG CATCAGCTCCTGAACCAGCAGCTCGACAACTTACGTCGCAAG GAGCATATCTTGGAAGATCAGAACAGTTTTCTGTGCCGCATG ATCAGCGAGAACCAGCATGGTGGTGACGGGAAGATGGCGGTGATGCCGCCGGTGCTGTCGATGCTGACGCCGGCCTTCCCGGCGACGCCGTACTACACGGGCGAGGAGTCGTCGAGCACCGCGCTGCAGTTGACGTCCCCGCAGCTTCAGCTCCACGCCGCCGAAGCCGCCGGGTTCCGGCTGCAGCCGACGCAGCCCAACCTGCAGGACCCGGCGTGCAGCAGCCTCCACGCCGGCCACGGCCTCCACCTCTGGTAA
- the LOC125515686 gene encoding MADS-box transcription factor 29-like isoform X2 — MGRGKIEIKRIENATNRQVTFSKRRGGLLKKANELAVLCDARVGVVIFSSTGRMFEYSSPASSLRDLIEQYQNATNSQFEEINHDQQIFVEMTRMRNEMEKLDGAIRRYTGDDLSSLSLADVNDIEQQLEFSVAKVRARKHQLLNQQLDNLRRKEHILEDQNSFLCRMISENQHGGDGKMAVMPPVLSMLTPAFPATPYYTGEESSSTALQLTSPQLQLHAAEAAGFRLQPTQPNLQDPACSSLHAGHGLHL, encoded by the exons ATGGGTCGCGGGAAGATCGAGATCAAGCGGATCGAGAACGCCACGAACCGGCAGGTGACCTTCTCCAAGCGCCGGGGCGGGCTGCTCAAGAAGGCCAACGAGCTCGCCGTGCTCTGCGACGCGCGCGTCGGCGTCGTCATCTTCTCCAGCACCGGCAGGATGTTCGAGTACTCCAGCCCCGCCTCCAG CTTGAGGGATCTCATTGAGCAGTACCAGAACGCCACCAACAGTCAGTTCGAGGAGATTAACCACGATCAG CAAATATTTGTGGAGATGACACGGATGAGGAACGAGATGGAGAAGCTGGATGGCGCCATCCGGAGGTACACGGGCGACGAcctctcctccctctccctcgccgaCGTCAACGACATCGAGCAGCAGCTCGAGTTCTCCGTCGCCAAAGTCCGTGCAAGAAAG CATCAGCTCCTGAACCAGCAGCTCGACAACTTACGTCGCAAG GAGCATATCTTGGAAGATCAGAACAGTTTTCTGTGCCGCATG ATCAGCGAGAACCAGCATGGTGGTGACGGGAAGATGGCGGTGATGCCGCCGGTGCTGTCGATGCTGACGCCGGCCTTCCCGGCGACGCCGTACTACACGGGCGAGGAGTCGTCGAGCACCGCGCTGCAGTTGACGTCCCCGCAGCTTCAGCTCCACGCCGCCGAAGCCGCCGGGTTCCGGCTGCAGCCGACGCAGCCCAACCTGCAGGACCCGGCGTGCAGCAGCCTCCACGCCGGCCACGGCCTCCACCTCTG A